A stretch of the Nicotiana tabacum cultivar K326 chromosome 6, ASM71507v2, whole genome shotgun sequence genome encodes the following:
- the LOC107786850 gene encoding uncharacterized protein LOC107786850 — MKLRYAMVCSSNQNRSMEAHCLLKREGFDVASYGTGQHVKLPGPSIREPNVYDFGTPYKHMFDDLRRKDPELYKRNGILPMLKRNLGVKTAPQRWQENAADGCFDVVLTFEEKVFDLVLEDLHNRNQVLLKPVLIINLEVKDNHEEAAVGGRLALLLCQELDATENWEDTIDDIISNFEKQHRRKLLYSISFY, encoded by the exons ATGAAGCTCCGGTATGCGATGGTTTGCTCGTCGAACCAGAACCGGAGCATGGAGGCTCATTGCCTGCTGAAAAGAGAGGGGTTTGATGTGGCTTCGTACGGCACCGGGCAACACGTGAAGCTTCCAGGTCCTTCTATTAGGGAACCCAATGTCTACGACTTCGGCACTCCCTATAAACACATGTTCGATGACCTCCGCCGCAAAGACCCCGAACT GTACAAGAGAAATGGAATATTGCCTATGCTAAAAAGGAACTTGGGTGTAAAGACTGCACCTCAGCGTTGGCAGGAAAATGCTGCTGATGGTTGCTTTGATGTGGTACTTACATTCGAAGAAAAAGTTTTTGATTTGGTGCTTGAAG ATCTTCATAACCGAAATCAAGTTCTCTTGAAGCCGGTTCTTATAATCAATTTAGAAGTAAAAGATAACCATGAGGAGGCAGCAGTTGGAGGTCGCCTTGCTTTGCTTTTGTGCCAAGAA CTTGATGCGACTGAAAATTGGGAGGATACAATTGATGATATCATCAGTAATTTTGAGAAACAGCACCGAAGGAAGCTCCTGTACAGCATCTCCTTCTACTGA